The following are from one region of the Mycolicibacterium helvum genome:
- a CDS encoding UTP--glucose-1-phosphate uridylyltransferase: MRPPEVPIPRTAIVPAAGLGTRFLPATKTVPKELLPVVDTPGIELVAEEAAEAGAERLVIVTSEGKDSVVAHFVEDLVLEGTLEARGKEAMLEKVRRAPALIKVESVVQHEPLGLGHAVGCVESVLSPDEDAVSVLLPDDLVLPTGVLETMAKVRAKRGGTVLCAIEVSDEEVSAYGVFDVETVPDAANPNVLKVKGMVEKPKAEDAPSRYAAAGRYLLDRAIFDALRRVDRGVGGEIQLTDAIELLIKEGHPVHVVVHRGSRHDLGNPGGYLKAAVDFALDRDDYGPDLRRWLVARLGLAEKTEQ; this comes from the coding sequence ATGAGGCCGCCAGAGGTCCCGATTCCGCGCACAGCGATCGTTCCCGCGGCCGGGTTGGGTACGCGATTCCTGCCCGCGACCAAGACAGTGCCCAAGGAATTGTTGCCCGTCGTGGACACGCCGGGTATCGAGCTGGTGGCCGAGGAAGCCGCTGAGGCCGGTGCCGAGCGTCTGGTGATCGTCACCTCCGAAGGCAAGGACAGCGTTGTCGCCCACTTCGTGGAGGACCTGGTGCTCGAGGGCACGCTGGAGGCCCGCGGCAAGGAAGCGATGCTGGAGAAGGTGCGCCGGGCGCCGGCCCTGATCAAGGTCGAGTCGGTGGTGCAACACGAACCGCTGGGCCTAGGGCATGCCGTCGGCTGCGTGGAGTCGGTGCTGTCCCCGGACGAGGACGCGGTATCGGTGCTGTTGCCCGACGATCTGGTGCTACCCACCGGCGTGCTGGAGACGATGGCCAAGGTACGGGCCAAGCGGGGCGGCACGGTGCTGTGCGCGATCGAGGTGTCGGACGAGGAGGTCAGCGCCTACGGCGTCTTCGACGTCGAAACGGTGCCCGATGCGGCCAACCCGAACGTGCTCAAGGTCAAGGGAATGGTCGAGAAACCCAAGGCGGAGGATGCGCCGTCACGGTATGCCGCCGCTGGCCGCTACCTGTTGGACCGGGCCATCTTCGACGCGCTGCGCCGGGTCGACCGTGGCGTCGGTGGCGAGATCCAGCTGACCGATGCCATCGAGTTGCTGATCAAAGAAGGCCATCCGGTGCATGTTGTTGTGCACCGCGGCTCTCGACACGACTTGGGAAATCCCGGCGGCTACCTGAAGGCTGCGGTTGACTTTGCGTTGGATCGTGACGACTATGGCCCGGATTTGCGGCGATGGTTGGTGGCGCGCCTAGGGCTGGCCGAGAAGACCGAACAGTAA
- the glp gene encoding molybdotransferase-like divisome protein Glp, protein MRSVEEQQARVAAAAVAPRPVRVPIAEAQGLMCAEEVITEHPLPGFDQAAIDGYAVRSVDVQGIGADADDEQGDGQISLPVMGVIEAGARTPSRLQPKQAARVQTGAPMPTLADAVLPLRWTDGGQARVRVLRGVRSGAYVRRAGDDVQPGDVAIRAGAIVGAAQVGLLAAVGRERVLVHPRPRVTVLSVGGELVDISRTPGNGQVYDVNSYAIAAAARDAGAEVNRVGIVSTDPKSLREVVEGQLNRAELVVIAGAVGGAAAESVRTVLSKLGEMEVARIAMHPGSVQGFGQLGREGVPTFLLPANPVSALVVFEVMVRPLIRLSLGKRQPMRRVVQARALSPISSVPGRKGFLRGQLMRDQDTGEYLVQALGGAPGASSHLLATLAEANCLVVVPTEVDQVRTGELVDVAFLAQRG, encoded by the coding sequence GTGCGTTCGGTAGAGGAACAGCAGGCCAGGGTGGCGGCCGCAGCGGTGGCGCCGCGACCGGTTCGAGTGCCGATCGCCGAGGCTCAGGGCCTGATGTGCGCTGAGGAAGTGATCACCGAACATCCACTGCCCGGTTTCGACCAGGCCGCCATCGATGGCTATGCCGTTCGCAGCGTGGATGTGCAGGGTATTGGCGCTGACGCCGACGATGAGCAGGGCGATGGCCAGATCAGCCTGCCGGTGATGGGTGTGATCGAAGCGGGCGCGCGCACGCCGAGCCGGCTGCAGCCCAAACAAGCGGCTCGGGTGCAGACCGGTGCGCCGATGCCGACACTGGCCGACGCCGTCCTCCCCCTGCGGTGGACCGATGGTGGTCAGGCTCGGGTACGGGTGCTCCGTGGAGTTCGATCGGGGGCCTATGTGCGCCGGGCCGGTGACGACGTCCAGCCCGGCGATGTCGCCATTCGGGCCGGGGCGATCGTCGGCGCCGCTCAGGTCGGGCTACTGGCCGCGGTCGGTCGCGAACGGGTGTTGGTGCATCCGCGCCCACGGGTAACCGTGCTGAGCGTGGGTGGCGAGCTGGTCGATATCTCCCGTACGCCTGGCAACGGCCAGGTCTACGACGTGAACTCGTATGCGATCGCCGCCGCGGCACGCGATGCGGGCGCCGAGGTGAACCGGGTGGGCATCGTCAGCACCGATCCCAAGAGCCTGCGCGAGGTGGTCGAGGGCCAGCTCAATCGTGCTGAGCTGGTGGTGATCGCCGGTGCCGTGGGCGGGGCGGCCGCCGAGAGCGTGCGCACAGTGCTGTCGAAGCTGGGCGAGATGGAAGTCGCCCGCATCGCCATGCATCCGGGCTCGGTTCAGGGGTTCGGTCAGCTCGGCCGCGAGGGCGTGCCGACGTTCCTGCTGCCGGCCAACCCGGTGAGCGCTCTGGTGGTTTTCGAGGTGATGGTCCGTCCGCTGATCCGGCTGTCCCTGGGCAAGCGGCAGCCGATGCGGCGTGTCGTGCAGGCCCGGGCGCTATCGCCGATCTCGTCGGTTCCTGGCCGCAAGGGATTCCTGCGCGGGCAGCTGATGCGCGACCAGGACACCGGCGAATATCTGGTCCAGGCACTCGGGGGTGCGCCCGGCGCTTCGTCGCACCTTTTGGCGACGCTGGCCGAAGCCAACTGCTTGGTTGTGGTGCCGACCGAGGTCGACCAAGTCCGGACCGGCGAGCTCGTCGATGTTGCCTTCCTGGCACAACGCGGCTGA
- a CDS encoding GNAT family N-acetyltransferase, translating into MNLWRNSSLHPGWPAQVGPLRVGAGVVRLRPVRMRDAAMWSRIRMADRRLLEPWEPTAEMDWAVRHAVSSWPAVCSGLRAEARKGRMLPYVIELDGQFCGQLTIGNVTHGALRSAWIGYWVSSAVTGAGVATGALALGLDHCFGPVTLHRVEATVRPENAASRAVLAKVGFREEGLLQRYLDVDGAWRDHLLVAMTVEEVDGSVAGRLVHRGLAQWA; encoded by the coding sequence GTGAATCTGTGGCGTAACAGTTCTCTGCATCCGGGTTGGCCCGCGCAGGTCGGTCCGCTCCGGGTGGGTGCCGGTGTCGTCCGATTGCGCCCGGTGCGGATGCGCGACGCGGCGATGTGGAGCCGCATCCGAATGGCCGATCGTCGCCTTCTCGAACCGTGGGAGCCGACGGCTGAGATGGATTGGGCTGTGCGGCATGCAGTTTCGTCATGGCCTGCGGTGTGTTCGGGACTTCGCGCGGAGGCGCGCAAGGGCCGGATGCTGCCGTACGTGATCGAACTCGACGGGCAGTTTTGCGGTCAGCTCACGATCGGCAACGTGACCCACGGGGCGTTGCGGTCGGCTTGGATCGGCTATTGGGTGTCCAGCGCTGTGACCGGGGCCGGGGTGGCAACCGGTGCACTGGCTCTGGGGCTGGATCACTGTTTCGGGCCGGTCACGCTGCACCGGGTGGAGGCCACAGTGCGCCCGGAAAACGCGGCCAGCCGGGCGGTACTGGCGAAGGTTGGCTTCCGGGAGGAAGGCCTTTTGCAGCGGTACCTCGACGTCGACGGCGCGTGGCGGGATCACCTCCTGGTGGCGATGACGGTGGAGGAGGTCGACGGGTCGGTGGCGGGTCGACTGGTGCACCGCGGACTGGCGCAGTGGGCGTGA
- the sepX gene encoding divisome protein SepX/GlpR produces MPSIPQSLLWISLVVLWLFVLVPMLISKRDNVRRTSDVALATRVLNGGAKSRRFKRSGPSAGHRHDPDWQPGEDEFDELDSDDEVAPSRTRSVVVVAAVAEEAEPDYLDVDVVDEDSGALPVGGTARVAAPQPTLFDEAPVAEEPVVTEDESAAEAEAVAQGEATDTFQAIAEDEPQDGTADEYEYVEDTSGLEAEEEPATVSTPRASRPRRAEATAAKVSARKYRFRKRVLMAMAAVMVFTAVLSFTASPDLWWVCGGAGAVTVLYLAYLRRQTRIEEQVRRRRQQRMARSRLGVENTEDREFDVVPSRLRRPGAAVLDIDDEDPIFEHLDEVAFARHFDLPRAAGQ; encoded by the coding sequence ATGCCAAGCATCCCCCAGTCATTGCTCTGGATATCGCTCGTGGTGCTTTGGTTGTTCGTTCTGGTTCCGATGCTCATCAGCAAGCGCGACAACGTCCGACGTACCAGTGACGTCGCGCTGGCCACCCGGGTGCTCAACGGGGGCGCGAAGTCGCGCCGGTTCAAGCGCAGCGGACCGTCGGCCGGCCATCGGCACGACCCGGACTGGCAGCCAGGGGAAGACGAGTTCGACGAGCTGGACTCCGATGACGAGGTCGCGCCGTCTCGGACCCGCTCGGTGGTCGTCGTCGCCGCAGTGGCCGAGGAGGCCGAGCCCGACTATCTCGACGTCGACGTGGTCGACGAGGATTCCGGCGCGCTTCCTGTCGGTGGCACCGCTCGGGTCGCCGCGCCCCAGCCGACCTTGTTCGACGAAGCCCCGGTGGCAGAGGAGCCTGTCGTCACCGAAGACGAGTCCGCGGCTGAAGCCGAAGCGGTCGCGCAAGGCGAGGCCACCGACACGTTCCAGGCGATCGCCGAGGACGAGCCGCAGGACGGAACGGCCGACGAGTACGAGTACGTCGAGGACACTTCAGGTCTGGAGGCTGAGGAAGAGCCGGCGACGGTGAGCACGCCGCGGGCCAGCCGGCCACGCCGGGCAGAGGCGACCGCCGCGAAGGTCAGCGCGCGCAAGTACCGCTTCCGCAAGCGGGTGCTGATGGCGATGGCGGCCGTCATGGTGTTTACCGCTGTGCTGTCCTTCACCGCCAGCCCCGATCTGTGGTGGGTCTGCGGTGGGGCTGGTGCCGTGACGGTCCTGTACCTGGCCTATCTGCGTCGCCAGACGCGGATCGAGGAGCAGGTGCGCCGCCGCCGCCAGCAGCGGATGGCACGCTCGCGGCTCGGGGTGGAGAACACCGAGGACCGCGAGTTCGACGTGGTGCCGTCCCGGTTGCGCAGGCCCGGTGCCGCGGTACTGGACATCGATGACGAAGACCCGATCTTCGAGCACCTTGACGAGGTGGCGTTCGCCCGACACTTCGACCTGCCGCGGGCGGCCGGGCAGTAG